A window of Methanolobus sediminis contains these coding sequences:
- a CDS encoding helix-turn-helix transcriptional regulator produces MSIEETAYNLIRDSKEGVFQNELWKMLEIDSRKCSRVVSKLLDDNLITREQAVSNGARTYLLKVKEEEKPCFDLLLSGEMFSPCAGCRDACQPETCGKLTAWVENLNDNAETGEMC; encoded by the coding sequence ATGAGTATCGAAGAGACTGCATACAATCTTATTCGTGACAGCAAAGAAGGCGTTTTCCAGAACGAGCTCTGGAAGATGCTTGAGATTGATAGTCGTAAATGCTCCAGGGTCGTTTCTAAACTTCTCGATGATAATCTTATCACCCGTGAGCAGGCTGTCTCGAATGGAGCCAGGACTTACCTTCTGAAAGTCAAGGAAGAGGAGAAGCCCTGCTTCGATCTCCTGTTATCAGGAGAAATGTTCTCACCTTGTGCAGGATGCAGGGATGCATGTCAGCCTGAAACCTGTGGAAAGCTTACTGCATGGGTTGAAAATCTCAATGACAATGCCGAAACAGGTGAAATGTGTTGA
- a CDS encoding LSM domain-containing protein, with translation MFPSKKVQKLVGSKVQVEMKGDLHLLEGTLKSADDYMNLHMVDTVEVANGERLRSLGSVVLRGNNIILVVPMEE, from the coding sequence TTGTTCCCAAGTAAGAAAGTCCAGAAATTAGTTGGATCCAAGGTCCAGGTAGAGATGAAAGGTGACCTTCACCTTCTCGAAGGAACTTTAAAAAGTGCAGACGATTATATGAATCTCCATATGGTCGATACTGTAGAGGTCGCAAACGGTGAGCGTCTGCGTTCCCTTGGTTCAGTTGTGTTGCGTGGAAACAATATCATTCTTGTTGTTCCTATGGAAGAATAA
- a CDS encoding DEAD/DEAH box helicase → MSFDDLNLIYPLQRALKEEGYTTPTPIQQQSIPHLLGGKDMIGIAQTGTGKTASFILPILHNMSGTHKKTRRGSPRVLVLAPTRELAAQIGDSFSTYGKYTQFKHAVIFGGVGQAPQVKAISKGVDSLVATPGRLLDLVDQGHVNLSEVEYFVLDEADRMLDMGFVKDVYKIVEMLPYKRQSLFFSATMSHDISKLAKKMLTSPVTVEVTPQATTVERIDQFIFFVDSEDKNELILQLLRSKHLECVLVFTRTKHRANKVAQMLNKNKISADAIHGNKSQTHRTKALQDFRSGQLRVLVATDIAARGIDIDDISHVINYDLPNISESYVHRIGRTARAGADGTAFSFCAADERDFLRDIEKLIRMEIEVAEHDYHSEKAMNATGDDAKPAPRQFGRPGGNPGNKRGQGRGKKGEDKGGRKSSGNSQGKGNNAGNDTSSGKSAPKSAPKSAPNGSGSNKPKRSMKAKSVQSHNSGSNSSSSRQNKSSQGKKSGSPPSKFGNRR, encoded by the coding sequence ATGTCATTTGATGATCTTAATCTAATTTACCCGCTTCAACGCGCATTAAAAGAGGAAGGGTACACAACCCCTACACCCATACAGCAGCAGTCCATACCACATCTTCTTGGTGGAAAGGACATGATAGGTATTGCCCAGACAGGTACTGGCAAAACCGCTTCATTCATATTACCAATTCTGCACAACATGTCAGGTACTCACAAAAAGACACGAAGGGGAAGTCCACGCGTACTGGTACTGGCACCAACAAGGGAACTTGCAGCGCAGATTGGGGACAGTTTTTCAACATACGGAAAATACACTCAGTTCAAACATGCAGTCATTTTTGGAGGCGTAGGACAGGCTCCCCAAGTAAAAGCTATTTCAAAGGGTGTAGATTCCCTTGTAGCAACACCCGGACGCTTACTTGACCTTGTGGATCAGGGACATGTAAATCTCTCAGAGGTCGAGTATTTCGTGCTTGATGAGGCTGACAGGATGCTTGACATGGGATTTGTCAAAGATGTCTATAAAATAGTTGAAATGCTGCCATACAAGAGACAGTCACTTTTCTTCTCGGCAACAATGTCACATGATATTTCAAAGCTTGCAAAGAAAATGCTGACAAGTCCTGTAACAGTTGAAGTCACTCCTCAGGCAACAACTGTAGAGCGCATAGACCAGTTCATATTCTTTGTTGATTCTGAGGACAAGAACGAGTTGATACTTCAGCTCCTCAGAAGTAAACATTTGGAATGTGTCCTAGTATTTACCAGAACAAAACACAGGGCTAACAAAGTCGCCCAGATGCTTAACAAGAACAAGATCTCTGCTGATGCAATTCATGGCAACAAGTCCCAGACACACAGGACAAAAGCTCTTCAGGACTTCAGGTCAGGACAGCTTCGTGTGCTGGTGGCAACGGATATTGCAGCCCGTGGAATCGATATTGATGACATTTCCCACGTAATCAACTACGACCTGCCAAACATCTCTGAAAGCTATGTCCACCGTATCGGCCGTACAGCAAGAGCAGGAGCCGACGGAACAGCATTCTCATTCTGTGCTGCTGATGAGCGAGATTTCCTCCGTGATATAGAGAAGCTCATCAGAATGGAAATTGAAGTTGCAGAGCATGACTACCATTCCGAGAAAGCTATGAATGCCACAGGTGACGATGCAAAACCTGCACCAAGACAATTTGGAAGACCAGGGGGAAACCCAGGTAATAAAAGAGGCCAGGGAAGAGGTAAAAAAGGTGAAGACAAAGGCGGCAGGAAAAGCAGTGGCAACAGTCAAGGCAAGGGTAACAATGCAGGCAATGACACCAGCTCCGGAAAATCTGCACCTAAATCCGCACCTAAATCTGCACCAAATGGTTCAGGCAGTAACAAGCCAAAAAGGAGCATGAAGGCAAAATCTGTCCAATCCCACAATTCAGGAAGCAATAGTAGTTCTTCCAGGCAGAATAAGTCTAGTCAAGGTAAAAAGAGTGGATCACCACCTTCCAAATTTGGAAACAGGAGATGA
- a CDS encoding LrgB family protein — MSELISEFVQSPVFGIGISLVTFYAGAQIYKRTGSPLLNPLVLSMFMIIALLLSFHISFDDYNNGGQFISFFLGPATVILAVPLYRKISLLKENVIPIIAGISIGSAAGITSIIVMCKMFGLDEILSVSLIPKSVTTPIGIEISNQLGGLPSVTVAAIVFTGIAGVLLGPMVCKLFRIEDKVALGVAIGTSSHALGTTKAVELGETEGAMSGLAIGIAGLITVFLAPLLAKLLM, encoded by the coding sequence TTGAGTGAACTTATATCTGAGTTTGTACAGTCTCCTGTGTTTGGCATCGGGATTTCCCTGGTGACATTTTATGCAGGTGCCCAGATTTACAAAAGGACCGGCTCACCTCTGCTGAACCCGCTGGTTCTCAGCATGTTTATGATAATAGCCCTGCTTCTAAGCTTCCACATAAGTTTTGATGACTATAATAATGGCGGACAGTTCATATCATTCTTCCTTGGACCTGCGACTGTCATTCTTGCAGTTCCTTTGTACCGCAAGATAAGTTTGCTGAAGGAGAATGTTATTCCGATCATTGCCGGAATAAGTATTGGTTCAGCAGCAGGTATTACAAGTATCATTGTTATGTGCAAGATGTTCGGACTTGATGAGATACTCAGTGTTTCCCTTATTCCAAAATCAGTTACAACACCAATTGGAATTGAAATTTCCAATCAGCTTGGAGGTTTGCCTTCAGTTACCGTGGCTGCAATAGTTTTCACAGGTATTGCAGGTGTATTGCTCGGACCTATGGTGTGTAAGTTGTTCAGGATCGAAGATAAGGTGGCTCTTGGTGTGGCTATCGGAACTTCATCACATGCTCTTGGAACAACAAAGGCTGTTGAGCTTGGTGAGACAGAGGGTGCAATGAGTGGTCTTGCAATCGGGATTGCAGGGCTTATAACCGTGTTCCTGGCTCCTTTACTTGCAAAATTACTGATGTGA
- a CDS encoding CidA/LrgA family protein, whose product MKYIIQFAIILAICYLGDLIHSFSHIPIPGNVLGMVLLLVLLLTGVIKLSMIEDVSNFLLKHLSFFFIPAAVGFITCFTVLEGKWTALFIISVVSTFIIAVITGATVQILIKRRQSVE is encoded by the coding sequence ATGAAATACATCATCCAGTTCGCCATCATCTTAGCAATATGCTATCTTGGTGACCTGATCCACAGTTTCTCTCACATCCCGATTCCAGGAAATGTTCTGGGAATGGTCTTGCTTCTGGTACTTCTGCTCACAGGAGTTATCAAGCTCTCCATGATAGAGGATGTTAGCAATTTCCTGCTAAAACACCTTTCATTTTTCTTCATCCCGGCTGCAGTAGGATTCATTACCTGTTTCACAGTACTTGAAGGAAAATGGACTGCGCTTTTTATAATTTCTGTGGTCTCGACCTTCATAATTGCAGTCATCACCGGTGCAACGGTGCAGATACTTATCAAAAGGAGGCAGTCCGTTGAGTGA